Proteins from a genomic interval of Amphiura filiformis chromosome 9, Afil_fr2py, whole genome shotgun sequence:
- the LOC140160670 gene encoding uncharacterized protein translates to MSVATSTNIIPPPTTPTSHLQAGNMAAGHVSTSQDLIYTESKSTSDMNPVSMEVVRIPAQILLPMPILEQAAPIDLSKKKQIICSEYEQMGIEEQTTESCEQTTESSALPEICTNSLESGSRCDELNLLATTALSMGLTNRDASNQVGDVTRQKLPFEVSSEIATAKDYSRSKLLRHEPPSSDIEMVHYRDADDESSCEAPASVPPQSDPMDLSKVATDKQNEQPTPAWRNLSPTGPVVVWVQSMSTGIGELPRRTDHSRIRTDANDVTYGSSSQSSTQPSAQSRTCQPGIHLITTPHSHEASFAQQHQHLPGSSREDFVQSPERFHSPSSAAYQIPSDSISLSSSEDGEASTSGYYHGVESMTGVPQGSIPGSPMPGQVKLLHKNFRSPQKGTPLIGDTRRERQRHASKKNRVKNQMMRKALLQDEKHLISSNTKLQGTIRQLESIKSACLGMLATTNLHLTTQLTMHTAKQPVLKPYWDSLGVTIALRVPDPLDMDTNAINIEGALPFKELRCDSKTWPEPMNPHFMSQVLMNVKVDGLEWNGSLLSKGEVTIVTEKGAKTDDDAMLAVDSVVVKKEVTMATEKDDETEEGMLVIDTGSGKEVTMDTV, encoded by the exons ATGTCAGTAGCTACTAGTACCAATATTATACCTCCACCTACAACTCCAACTAGTCATTTACAAGCAGGTAATATGGCAGCTGGGCATGTTAGTACCAGTCAAGATTTAATATACACAGAGTCAAAATCTACAAGCGATATGAATCCGGTTTCCATGGAGGTAGTCCGTATTCCTGCACAAATATTATTGCCCATGCCTATTTTAGAACAAGCGGCACCAATCGATTTGTCAAAGAAAAAGCAGATAATATGTTCTGAATATGAGCAAATGGGAATCGAGGAGCAGACGACGGAATCATGTGAGCAGACGACGGAATCAAGTGCCTTGCCAGAAATTTGTACAAATAGTCTAGAGTCAGGATCCCGATGTGATGAATTGAATTTGTTAGCAACGACAGCTTTATCAATGGGCTTGACAAACAGAGATGCCAGTAATCAAGTTGGGGATGTCACTAGACAAAAATTGCCTTTTGAAGTATCAAGTGAAATAGCTACAGCAAAAGACTATAGTCGCAGCAAGCTTTTGAGACATGAGCCACCATCATCAGATATTGAGATGGTGCACTATAGAGATGCTGATGATGAATCATCTTGTGAAGCACCAGCATCGGTCCCACCACAGAGTGATCCTATGGATCTCTCAAAAGTAGCAACTGACAAGCAAAATGAGCAACCAACTCCAGCTTGGCGGAACTTGTCACCCACCGGTCCTGTTGTTGTATGGGTACAATCAATGTCTACTGGTATTGGGGAGTTACCTAGACGTACAGATCACAGTCGGATTAGGACTGATGCAAATGACGTCACATATGGGTCAAGCAGTCAATCAAGCACTCAGCCAAGCGCTCAATCACGTACTTGCCAGCCTGGTATTCATCTTATCACCACCCCACATTCACATGAAGCATCATTTGCTCAACAACATCAACATCTTCCTGGTAGTTCTAGGGAAGATTTTGTCCAATCTCCTGAAAGATTTCACTCCCCATCAAGTGCTGCTTACCAGATTCCAAGTGATAGCATTTCTTTGTCATCATCAGAAGATGGAGAAGCATCTACATCTGGTTATTATCATGGAGTAGAATCAATGACTGGTGTACCACAAGGTTCAATACCTGGGTCCCCAATGCCAGGACAGGTGAAGCTGTTGCATAAAAATTTTAGATCACCTCAGAAGGGTACTCCGTTAATCGGTGACACAAGACGGGAAAGACAGAGACATGCGTCCAAGAAGAATCGAGTCAAGAATCAGATGATGAGGAAGGCGCTTCTACAG GATGAAAAGCATTTAATATCATCCAACACAAAACTACAAGGAACCATTCGACAACTGGAATCCATCAAATCTGCTTGCCTTGGTATGCTTGCAACAACTAATCTACATCTCACAACTCAGCTGACCATGCACACCGCCAAACAACCGGTGTTAAAACCGTACTGGGACTCCCTCGGTGTCACCATTGCCCTCAGAGTGCCAGATCCATTAGATATGGACACTAACGCGATCAATATAGAGGGCGCTTTACCATTCAAAGAACTCCGTTGTGATTCCAAGACGTGGCCTGAGCCCATGAATCCACACTTTATGAGTCAGGTTTTGATGAATGTGAAAGTTGATGGGCTGGAGTGGAATGGAAGTCTGTTATCTAAAGGAGAGGTTACCATAGTAACTGAGAAAGGTGCTAAAACTGATGATGATGCCATGTTAGCGGTAGACAGTGTGGTTGTAAAGAAAGAAGTTACCATGGCAACTGAGAAAGATGATGAAACTGAAGAGGGCATGTTGGTGATTGATACTGGTAGTGGGAAGGAAGTTACCATGGATACTGTGTAA